The proteins below come from a single Halostagnicola larsenii XH-48 genomic window:
- a CDS encoding EMC6-like membrane protein, whose product MSTESISDRYEHIRSVSVTALSALLGVAAAFVCLSIYGTGEVGAQNQEALLIVLGAIVIQFPIIKLSGIYNDDEFGVKHYLFIAFMTFSLWFVTWGILLTTGATI is encoded by the coding sequence ATGTCGACGGAATCGATTAGCGACCGATACGAGCACATACGCTCTGTCAGCGTGACGGCGCTGTCAGCGCTGCTCGGGGTCGCAGCCGCGTTCGTCTGTCTCTCGATTTACGGGACCGGCGAGGTCGGCGCGCAAAATCAGGAGGCGCTGTTGATCGTCCTCGGCGCGATCGTTATTCAGTTCCCGATCATCAAGCTATCTGGAATCTATAACGACGACGAGTTCGGGGTCAAACACTACCTGTTCATCGCGTTCATGACCTTCTCGCTGTGGTTCGTGACGTGGGGAATCTTGCTCACGACGGGGGCAACGATCTAA
- a CDS encoding winged helix-turn-helix transcriptional regulator, translated as MEETDGEEIEDLPPSAKLVFKVLEYDGPLTQKQIVQESMLSARTVRYALERLEDIGIVDEDIYFADARQSLYRIEEPVAADGNGVDEAPAEKDACCAE; from the coding sequence ATGGAAGAGACCGACGGAGAGGAAATCGAAGATCTGCCGCCGAGCGCCAAACTCGTCTTCAAGGTGCTCGAGTACGATGGTCCGTTGACCCAGAAACAGATCGTTCAGGAGTCGATGCTCTCTGCCCGGACGGTCCGCTACGCCCTCGAGCGACTCGAGGACATCGGAATCGTCGACGAGGACATCTACTTCGCCGATGCGCGCCAGAGTCTCTATCGGATCGAGGAACCGGTCGCGGCCGACGGCAACGGCGTCGATGAAGCTCCCGCGGAGAAAGACGCCTGCTGTGCCGAATAA
- a CDS encoding ribosome biogenesis/translation initiation ATPase RLI yields the protein MADDSIAVVDLDRCQPDRCNYECKNYCPPNRTGKECITLRGEEADQGQPEQIRISEEICLGETCGICVEKCPFDAIEIINLPQELEDDPVHRYGENAFSLYGLPAPQEGQVTGILGPNGIGKTTAVRILAGELEPNLGRYDESPGWEEVLDAYRGTELQDYIADVRDGNVTVSRKPQYVDQIPQQFDGNTRELLERTDERGALDSLVERLSIGPVMDQSIDDLSGGELQRVAIAATLARDTDFYFLDEVTPYLDIGQRVTAARLTRELAEEEGKSVLVVEHDLAILDLLCDTLHVAYGEPGAYGVITTPKSVRNGINEYLSGYLENENMRIRPSQIEFEEHAPRNATHRDTLVEYLDMTKSYGDGEFELAVEGGEIMEGEVLGIVGPNGIGKSTFAQLLTGDLEPTTGETDLDLDISYKPQYVTIDQHMRVDVFLSSITDQFGSSHWNTEIAQPLQLERIMEQNLSDLSGGERQRVAIAACLSDSADLYLLDEPSAHLDVEQRVQATSAIRRHAEMHDATVLVIDHDTYVIDLLADRLMVFDGEPAIEGRAGTPQPMREGMNDFLENLEITFRRDERTSRPRINKPDSQLDREQKREGEYYYSV from the coding sequence ATGGCAGACGATAGCATCGCCGTCGTAGACCTCGACCGATGCCAGCCGGATCGGTGTAACTACGAGTGTAAGAACTACTGTCCGCCGAATCGAACGGGCAAGGAGTGTATCACCCTTCGCGGCGAGGAAGCCGATCAGGGCCAGCCCGAGCAGATTCGCATCTCCGAAGAGATCTGTCTGGGAGAGACCTGCGGGATCTGCGTCGAAAAGTGTCCCTTCGACGCCATCGAGATCATCAACCTCCCCCAGGAACTCGAGGACGATCCGGTCCACCGCTACGGCGAGAACGCCTTTTCGCTCTACGGGCTTCCCGCCCCACAGGAGGGACAGGTAACCGGAATCCTCGGCCCGAACGGAATCGGGAAAACGACCGCCGTCCGGATCCTCGCGGGCGAACTCGAGCCCAATCTCGGCCGGTACGACGAATCGCCCGGCTGGGAGGAAGTGCTCGACGCCTACCGCGGCACCGAACTTCAGGACTACATCGCGGACGTCCGCGACGGCAACGTGACCGTCTCGAGAAAGCCCCAGTACGTCGATCAGATCCCCCAGCAGTTCGACGGCAACACGCGGGAACTGCTCGAGCGAACCGACGAACGCGGCGCGCTCGACTCGCTCGTCGAACGGCTCTCCATCGGCCCGGTGATGGACCAGTCCATCGACGACCTCTCGGGCGGCGAGCTCCAGCGCGTGGCCATCGCGGCGACGCTCGCTCGCGACACCGACTTCTATTTCCTCGACGAGGTGACGCCTTATCTCGACATCGGCCAGCGAGTGACCGCCGCGCGGCTCACCCGCGAACTCGCCGAAGAGGAGGGCAAATCCGTCCTGGTCGTCGAACACGACCTCGCGATTTTGGACCTGCTCTGTGACACCCTCCACGTCGCCTACGGTGAACCCGGGGCCTACGGTGTCATCACGACGCCCAAATCCGTCCGCAACGGGATCAACGAGTACCTCTCGGGCTACCTCGAGAACGAGAACATGCGGATTCGGCCGAGCCAGATCGAGTTCGAAGAACACGCGCCGCGGAACGCGACCCACCGCGACACCCTCGTCGAGTATCTGGACATGACGAAGTCCTACGGCGACGGCGAGTTCGAACTCGCGGTCGAGGGCGGCGAGATCATGGAAGGCGAAGTGCTTGGCATCGTCGGCCCGAACGGCATCGGGAAGTCGACGTTCGCCCAGTTGCTCACCGGCGACCTCGAGCCGACGACGGGCGAAACCGATCTGGATCTCGACATCTCCTACAAGCCCCAGTACGTCACAATCGACCAGCACATGCGCGTCGACGTGTTCCTCTCGTCGATCACCGACCAGTTCGGCTCCTCACATTGGAACACCGAAATCGCCCAGCCGCTGCAACTCGAGCGGATCATGGAACAGAACCTCTCGGACCTCTCGGGTGGCGAACGCCAGCGCGTGGCCATCGCGGCCTGTCTCTCCGACTCCGCGGATCTGTACTTACTCGACGAGCCATCGGCACACCTAGACGTCGAACAGCGGGTGCAGGCGACGAGCGCGATCCGACGCCACGCCGAGATGCACGACGCCACCGTGCTCGTGATCGACCACGACACCTATGTGATCGACCTGCTCGCCGACCGCCTGATGGTCTTCGACGGCGAACCCGCCATCGAGGGTCGCGCCGGGACGCCACAGCCGATGCGCGAGGGGATGAACGACTTCCTCGAGAACCTCGAGATCACGTTCCGTCGGGACGAGCGGACCTCGCGACCGCGGATCAACAAACCGGATTCGCAGTTAGATCGCGAGCAGAAACGCGAAGGCGAGTACTACTACTCGGTCTGA